Genomic window (Candidatus Baltobacteraceae bacterium):
CAGCGAACGACTCTAAGAGGCCCCATCCGGTGCGGAAGCCGGTCAGACCGTTCCGCGCCGCGATCGTCGACGACGACTACCCGGCGATGTGGGTCGAGCACCGTCTCGTCACTCCTGGCTAGGAGTAACCGCCTCTCCAAGTCACTGTCGTCCGGCTCCCACTTGACGACCAAGACGTCGCCACCAAAATTGCGGAGCACGGCGATACCGCTGAGGTGGGAACCATCCTGTAGAAGCCAGGCATCGTCGCTCACGCGCCAATATGGAACGAGGGTCGTCAGGAACGCGAAGATCTCCTGGCCGAACGAAGCACTTCCGATCTCTACGAACGCGGCCGACTCCCGCGCTCTGAGACGCTCAAGGATGTGAGACAGTTCGAACTGACTCGCCCCGTACGATGATATTTTGCCGTTCTGATCGAGCATCGAAAGCTCAAAGCCCTCTTCGACATCCTCAAAGAACAGCAGTCCTCGGCCAAACTCCGCGACTACGTACACGCTTTCGACACCGCCAGACCTTTGAATCGGGACCGGATAGAATTCGACGCGATGCTCTTCAAAGAAAGCCCGCTGATCACCCGAACAGTCGGCAAGCTGTCTTTCCACGACTCTTGCGAGATCGTTTCGCTCAATTGGCTTCCACGCTTCCGATTTCGGCATTTGATAGCGTTACGTGGGGCCGGGCGACGGGAGGAGCGGAATGAATCCGCTGTCGCCCGTCGACGGATCGTGGTAAGGAAACCCAAGGCACTGTTGCGCCCGCTGGATACTTATATCCAGCCTCTTGCCGGTGCCTTGTGCCGGAATGACTACGGGTATTCTGCATTCTAGGGAATCGCCGTACGATAACTTCAGCAGATAACTCCCGGGAAGCTCATGTTCTGCGTAGTACGCGTCACCATCGATTTCTATTGGATATTCCAGTCCGTTGCCAATAAGAACTCCACGCACGAATCCTTTAAAGGGCAGCGTTCCGTAGAGAAACGCATGTGCGTCCTGCACGAGTCCCAGGCGCGTTACCTGGATGTCGACATTGCGATCGTGGCCGGCCAGGATCGTGATTTTGGTGCCACCCGAACAGTCGCTACGGGGTGTCGCGCCCCGTACGAGTGCGGCAACGCCGTAACGGCCAGGGATGCCGATGCTCGCACGTCCGACATAGAAGAACGGACCGATGCGCCTTAAACGTATCTCGGTCGCTAGGCGCCCGTCCTCATCGGTAAGCTCAGCTTTTTCGAGCACTAACGAGATTCCGCAGCGCGAAATCACGGTGAGGTTCACCGTTTGCGAAGTAATCTCGGCCGAAGCCAAGCCAACCGATATCGACAGTGCAAATGCGAGTCCCAAAATCCATTTCATGTTGAATTCAATTTCCTTGATGCACTACATATTTCGCGGCCGCCCGACCCTTGCTTTTTCCATTTGTGCCGCGCGTATGGCGTAGCAAAAACCCAGCGAATTCCGCCGGGCTTTTGATGTGATACGCCTGCCCTTCGACTTCGCGCCTACGGCGCTACGCTCAGGATGACAGTGCGGGGGCTAGAACGGGATTTCGTCTTCTAGGTCGTCGCCGAAGTTGTCGCCGCTGCTGCCACCGGCGTGTGCCGGTGCGGCGCTGCGGCCGCCGCCGTTGCCGCCGTTAAAGTCGCCGCCTTCGCCGCCGCTACCGGCGGGACGCGAGCCCAACATTTGCATGTTGTCGATCACGACTTCGGTGGCTTTACGTTTGTTGCCGTCCTTGTCGTCGTAGCTGCGAATGACGAGGCGTCCCTCGACCAGACAGTTCGAACCCTTCTTCAAATACGTGTTGCACGTTTCGCCGAGGCGATCCCACGCCACGACGTCGACGAACGTCGTCTCTTCTTTGTTACGCGGATTGTTCACGGCAAGCGTGAACTTCGTAACGCCCTTACCCGACTGCGTGTAACGAATCTCCGGGTCGCGCGTCAAGTTGCCGACCAGGATGACTCGGTTATAAGAACCTGCCATCGCTTACTCTCTTTCGCTGCTAAAAGTTTAGGGGCGTTCGGCCGGGATTGGCGGGGTGGCCAGCGCGACGGCTGCCATATGCGCGAGCATGCGTTTGTCCAGACGCACCACCAAGGCGCGCAGGACGTCTTCTTGCAGTTTGAGCTGGCGCTCGAGTTCCTTGGAGGCTTCCGCCGTGCTCTTGAACTGCATCACGACGTAGTTGCCTTCCCGGACGTCGTCGATCTCGTAAGCGAGGCGCTTGCGCCCCATCTTCTCGATGCTGACGATCTCGCCGCC
Coding sequences:
- the ssb gene encoding single-stranded DNA-binding protein — translated: MAGSYNRVILVGNLTRDPEIRYTQSGKGVTKFTLAVNNPRNKEETTFVDVVAWDRLGETCNTYLKKGSNCLVEGRLVIRSYDDKDGNKRKATEVVIDNMQMLGSRPAGSGGEGGDFNGGNGGGRSAAPAHAGGSSGDNFGDDLEDEIPF
- the rpsF gene encoding 30S ribosomal protein S6; translated protein: MTDYEVTYILRPGLEEAEVETRANAVAETLKGQGGEIVSIEKMGRKRLAYEIDDVREGNYVVMQFKSTAEASKELERQLKLQEDVLRALVVRLDKRMLAHMAAVALATPPIPAERP